DNA from Campylobacter concisus:
CGCTTGCTTTTATCACAAAAGATGTCATCTTGTCGCTATTTATCGGTGTTTTTAGCGGAACTTTTCTTATAAATATCGTTAATGAAAATGTATTTATGGGCATCATCAAAGGCTTTACAGGCATCGTTTCAAGAGTGGTTGAGTCGATGGCTGATAGCACTGATGCAGGCATCTTGCTTCAAGTGCTTTGTATAGGTGGCGTGGTCGCACTTATTACAAAGATGGGCGGCACAAAGGCGGTTGCTCTTTGGCTTAGCAAAAAGGCAAAAACTGGCGTCTCAGCTCAAATTTCAACTTGGCTTATGGGTATCTTTGTATTTTTCGATGACTATGCAAACGCCCTAATCGTTGGTCCTATCATGAGGCCAATAAGCGATAAATTTAAAATAAGCCGCGAAAAGCTAGCCTTCATCATCGACGCTACTGCAGCACCGATCGCTGGTATCGCTATCATCTCTACATGGGTCGGACTTGAGGTTTCGCTCATCGAAAAGGGCTACGAGCTTATCGGCGAGACTGGCATAAACGCTTATTCTATATTTATCGAGACCATTCCATATAGATTTTACAACCTCTTTATCTTATTTTTCATCGTCTGCACAGCCTTGATGCAGCGTGAGTACGGACCTATGCTAGCAGCTGAAAGACGCGCTAGAAAGGGTGAGCTTCACTCTGGTAAAACTCAAATTCAAGACCTTGAAGATAAGACTCTTGAGCCAAAAGAGGGCGTAAAACTAAGCGCTTCAAATGCTATCGTGCCGCTTCTTGTACTAGTTATCGGCGCATTTACTAGCTTTTATTTTAGCGGTCTTGCTGCACTTGAGGGCGATACTCTTAAAAATGCACTTGCAAATCCACTTTCGTTTTCAACATTTAAAGATACTTTTGGTGCAGCAGACTCTGCTACATCGCTATTTCAAGCAGCATTGCT
Protein-coding regions in this window:
- a CDS encoding Na+/H+ antiporter NhaC family protein, whose amino-acid sequence is MRQILLLLFFSVALFGVDPEVAKRNAQIYGVFTLIPPVVAIALAFITKDVILSLFIGVFSGTFLINIVNENVFMGIIKGFTGIVSRVVESMADSTDAGILLQVLCIGGVVALITKMGGTKAVALWLSKKAKTGVSAQISTWLMGIFVFFDDYANALIVGPIMRPISDKFKISREKLAFIIDATAAPIAGIAIISTWVGLEVSLIEKGYELIGETGINAYSIFIETIPYRFYNLFILFFIVCTALMQREYGPMLAAERRARKGELHSGKTQIQDLEDKTLEPKEGVKLSASNAIVPLLVLVIGAFTSFYFSGLAALEGDTLKNALANPLSFSTFKDTFGAADSATSLFQAALLASIVAIVMGVWRKIFDVKEAISTWVKGWKTMIITVVILLLAWSLSAVIKELGTSRYLVDLLSDSTPKFILPVAVFILGSFISFSTGTSYGTMGILMPLAIPLAYAVGKNYGLDGDAMHAYMIVNISSVLTGAIFGDHCSPISDTTILSSMGAGCSHIDHVSTQMIYALSVCAVCVLVGYLPVALGLSVWIALPCGFLAIWALVRFVGKKVEEKAV